The following proteins are encoded in a genomic region of Variovorax paradoxus:
- a CDS encoding DUF4390 domain-containing protein, which yields MRLEQGDDGVYLTAAVQFELPSLVEEVLDKGIAIYFVAEAEVFQERWYWTDRKVAQVTRHMRLAYQPLTRRWRLNVSPVPITGAAGFGVSLNQNFDSLSDAMEAVKRIGRLRLGDAADIGDESQHQVIFRFRLDTSQLPRPFQIGVVGQADWNIVAERSAKLPLEKQR from the coding sequence ATGCGCCTGGAGCAGGGCGACGACGGCGTCTATCTCACTGCGGCCGTGCAGTTCGAACTGCCGTCGCTGGTCGAGGAGGTGCTCGACAAGGGCATTGCCATCTACTTCGTGGCCGAGGCCGAGGTGTTTCAGGAGCGCTGGTACTGGACCGATCGCAAGGTGGCGCAGGTCACGCGCCACATGCGGCTTGCCTACCAGCCCCTGACGCGGCGGTGGCGGCTCAACGTTTCCCCCGTGCCGATCACCGGCGCCGCCGGCTTTGGCGTTTCGCTGAATCAGAACTTCGACAGCCTGTCTGACGCGATGGAGGCCGTCAAGCGCATCGGCCGGCTGCGGCTGGGCGACGCGGCCGACATCGGCGACGAGTCGCAGCACCAAGTCATCTTCCGCTTCCGGCTCGACACCTCGCAACTGCCGCGCCCGTTCCAGATCGGCGTGGTCGGGCAGGCCGACTGGAACATCGTCGCCGAGCGCAGCGCCAAGCTGCCGCTGGAGAAACAGCGGTGA
- the rsmB gene encoding 16S rRNA (cytosine(967)-C(5))-methyltransferase RsmB — protein MQPPLWRQLQLTAAALASIRAGSSGTVAFESVEPAMRPGVQALGFQVLRWLGRAEALRRHLAKRTPPPLPDALLCTALALAWDAEHAPYEPFTLVDQTVEAAKRNPATRAQASFINACLRRFLRERDELVAATDHEPVAQWNHPRWWIERLKRDHPRDWQRVLAADNAQPPMTLRVNLQKTTVPSYQLALEAAGLEAVRVGASGLQLTRARPVQQLPGFADGECSVQDAAAQLAAPLLLDGLLPTDGAAPLRVLDACAAPGGKTAHLLEMAKPGAIDVTALEVDAVRSRRIDETLARLGLTAKVVVADAARPSAWWDGTPFDAILLDAPCTASGIVRRHPDVRWLRRESDTAQLAVQQAALLAALWPLVRPGGRMLYCTCSVFREEGAQQIDAFLAHNTNARLKASPGHLLPQSGANARAVPDNPSGDHDGFFYALLEKRPR, from the coding sequence CTGCAACCCCCTCTGTGGCGCCAACTGCAACTGACTGCGGCGGCGCTCGCGTCCATTCGCGCCGGCAGCTCGGGCACCGTCGCGTTCGAATCCGTGGAGCCCGCCATGCGCCCCGGCGTGCAGGCGCTCGGCTTTCAGGTGCTGCGCTGGCTCGGCCGGGCAGAGGCGCTGCGCCGCCACCTGGCCAAGCGCACGCCGCCGCCGCTGCCCGATGCCTTGCTGTGCACCGCGCTCGCGCTGGCCTGGGATGCGGAGCACGCGCCCTACGAGCCCTTCACGCTGGTCGACCAGACCGTCGAGGCTGCGAAGCGCAATCCGGCCACGCGCGCGCAGGCCAGCTTCATCAACGCCTGCCTGCGGCGATTTCTGCGCGAGCGCGACGAGCTCGTGGCCGCGACCGACCATGAGCCGGTGGCGCAGTGGAATCATCCGCGGTGGTGGATCGAGCGTCTCAAGCGCGATCATCCACGCGATTGGCAGCGCGTGCTCGCCGCGGACAACGCACAGCCGCCGATGACGCTGCGCGTCAATCTTCAAAAGACCACCGTGCCTTCTTACCAGCTGGCGCTCGAGGCCGCAGGCCTGGAGGCGGTTCGCGTGGGGGCTTCCGGGTTGCAGCTGACGCGCGCGCGTCCGGTGCAGCAGCTGCCCGGCTTTGCCGACGGCGAGTGCTCGGTGCAGGATGCCGCCGCGCAGCTGGCGGCGCCGCTGCTGCTCGACGGCCTGCTCCCCACGGACGGCGCCGCGCCGCTGCGCGTGCTCGATGCCTGCGCAGCCCCCGGCGGCAAGACCGCCCACCTGTTGGAAATGGCCAAGCCCGGAGCCATCGATGTGACGGCCCTGGAAGTCGACGCCGTTCGCAGCCGCCGCATCGATGAGACCCTGGCCCGGCTCGGGCTGACCGCTAAAGTAGTAGTGGCCGATGCCGCGCGCCCCTCCGCGTGGTGGGACGGCACGCCCTTCGATGCCATCCTGCTCGATGCGCCCTGCACGGCCTCGGGCATTGTCCGGCGCCACCCCGACGTACGCTGGCTGCGGCGCGAGAGCGACACGGCCCAGCTCGCAGTGCAACAGGCGGCGCTGCTGGCGGCGCTCTGGCCGCTGGTCCGGCCCGGTGGCCGCATGCTCTATTGCACCTGTTCGGTGTTCCGCGAAGAGGGCGCGCAACAAATCGATGCGTTTCTTGCGCACAACACCAACGCCCGATTGAAGGCGTCGCCAGGCCATTTGCTTCCCCAAAGCGGGGCGAATGCCCGCGCCGTCCCGGACAATCCCTCAGGTGATCACGACGGCTTCTTCTACGCGCTGCTTGAAAAACGTCCCCGCTAG
- a CDS encoding lema family protein gives MSVLPDSLAGWIVVAVLLFWFVGAYNRLVRSRAAVLQAYATLDAALRKQLDFVQASITAAPPQKDAPSPSLSSSVAPLQAATTQLATVLGATRLHPLDPGAMAALATALQVLVNAWQRQHPDAVTVFDADGTLSRPVPLQSTGSGSGADAALPGAFEPMAWPEPSASAEIARSQFNAAVGQYNAAIVQFPALLVAWLVRLRPAAPLL, from the coding sequence ATGAGCGTATTGCCCGATTCGCTGGCCGGCTGGATCGTCGTCGCGGTGCTGTTGTTCTGGTTCGTGGGGGCCTACAACAGGCTCGTGCGCTCGCGCGCGGCCGTGCTCCAGGCTTACGCCACGCTCGATGCGGCGCTGCGCAAGCAACTCGACTTCGTTCAGGCCAGCATCACCGCCGCGCCGCCGCAGAAGGATGCACCGTCACCCAGCCTGTCTTCGTCCGTGGCGCCGCTGCAGGCTGCCACCACCCAGCTCGCCACCGTGCTCGGCGCGACGCGGCTGCATCCGCTCGATCCGGGCGCCATGGCGGCGCTGGCCACCGCGCTGCAGGTGCTGGTCAACGCGTGGCAGCGGCAGCATCCGGATGCGGTCACGGTCTTCGATGCGGACGGTACGCTCTCGCGGCCCGTGCCGCTTCAGTCGACCGGGTCCGGCTCCGGTGCCGATGCGGCATTGCCCGGCGCGTTCGAACCCATGGCGTGGCCCGAACCTTCGGCCTCGGCGGAAATTGCGCGCAGCCAGTTCAATGCGGCGGTAGGGCAGTACAACGCCGCGATCGTCCAGTTCCCGGCGCTGCTGGTGGCATGGTTGGTGCGTTTGCGTCCCGCCGCGCCCCTGCTCTGA
- the rpoC gene encoding DNA-directed RNA polymerase subunit beta' has protein sequence MKSLLDLFKQFTPDEHFDAIKIGMASPEKIRSWSFGEVKKPETINYRTFKPERDGLFCAKIFGPIKDYECLCGKYKRLKHRGVICEKCGVEVTQTKVRRERMGHIDLAAPCAHIWFLKSLPSRLGLVLDMTLRDIERVLYFEAYVITDPGMTPLKKFGIMSEDDYDAKRKEFGDEFVAKMGAEGIKDLLEGIELDSEIERLRGDLTGSEVKVKKNSKRLKVLEAFRKSGIKPQWMVLEVLPVLPPDLRPLVPLDGGRFATSDLNDLYRRVINRNSRLRRLLELKAPEIIARNEKRMLQEAVDSLLDNGRRGKAMTGANKRALKSLADMIKGKSGRFRQNLLGKRVDYSGRSVIVVGPTLKLHQCGLPKLMALELFKPFIFSRLEAMGIATTIKAAKKEVESGTPVVWDILEEVIKEHPVMLNRAPTLHRLGIQAFEPILIEGKAIQLHPLVCAAFNADFDGDQMAVHVPLSVEAQMEARTLMLASNNVLFPASGEPSIVPSQDVVLGLYYTTRDRINGKGEGLIFSDIGEVQRALDANEVELTAKVAVRITEYTKDKETGEFTPSTSLVDTTVGRALLSEILPKGLPFSNINKALKKKEISKLINVSFRKCGLKETVVFADKLLQNGFRLATKAGISIAIDDMLVPAEKHGIIERSAKEVKEIEQQYVSGLVTSGERYNKVVDIWGKAGDEVSKVMMAKLSKQKVIDRHGKEVEQESFNSIYMMADSGARGSAAQIRQVAGMRGLMAKPDGSIIETPITANFREGLNVLEYFISTHGARKGLADTALKTANSGYLTRRLVDVTQDLVVTEQDCGTHGGYLMRAIVEGGEVIESLRDRILGRSAADDVLHPENRSVLLKAGEMFDEDNIEQLEAEGVDEVKVRTALTCETRFGICATCYGRDLGRGGLINIGEAVGVIAAQSIGEPGTQLTMRTFHIGGAASRAAVASSVEAKSNGTIGFNATMRYVTNSKNELVVIARSGEIVIHDEHGRERERHKVPYGAILAVKADQQIKAGHVLANWDPLTRPIITEFAGKTQFENVEEGLTVAKQVDEVTGLSTLVVIDPKRRGAAKVVRPQVKLIDASGAEVKIPGTDHSVTIGFPIGSLVQIRDGQDVGPGEVLARIPVEGQKTRDITGGLPRVAELFEARSPKDKGMLAEMTGTVSFGKETKGKIRLQITDPEGGVYEDLVPKEKNILVHEGQVVNKGESVVDGPADPQDILRLLGSEELARYIVDEVQDVYRLQGVKINDKHIEVIVRQMLRRVVVDNIGETNYISGEQVERSEMLNTNDALRAEGKIPATFTNLLLGITKASLSTDSFISAASFQETTRVLTEAAIMGKRDELRGLKENVIVGRLIPAGTGMAYHQARKVKDQMDEAERRAIAESEAAELAGSTSDVDSTADASEGAASE, from the coding sequence ATGAAATCGCTACTCGACCTGTTCAAGCAATTCACGCCCGATGAGCATTTCGATGCCATCAAGATCGGCATGGCTTCGCCCGAGAAGATCCGTTCGTGGTCTTTCGGCGAGGTGAAGAAGCCAGAGACGATCAACTACCGCACGTTCAAGCCCGAGCGCGACGGTCTCTTCTGCGCCAAGATCTTCGGCCCCATCAAGGACTACGAGTGCCTGTGCGGCAAGTACAAGCGCCTGAAGCACCGCGGCGTGATCTGCGAGAAGTGCGGCGTTGAAGTCACGCAGACCAAGGTGCGCCGCGAGCGCATGGGCCACATCGACCTGGCCGCGCCCTGCGCGCACATCTGGTTCCTGAAGTCGCTGCCGTCGCGCCTGGGCCTCGTGCTCGACATGACGCTGCGCGACATCGAACGCGTGCTGTACTTCGAAGCCTACGTGATCACCGATCCCGGCATGACCCCGCTGAAGAAGTTCGGCATCATGTCCGAGGACGACTATGACGCGAAGCGCAAGGAATTCGGCGACGAGTTCGTCGCCAAGATGGGCGCCGAAGGCATCAAGGACCTGCTCGAAGGCATCGAACTCGACAGCGAGATCGAACGCCTGCGCGGCGACCTGACCGGCTCCGAAGTCAAGGTCAAGAAGAACTCCAAGCGCCTCAAGGTGCTGGAAGCCTTCCGCAAGTCGGGCATCAAGCCCCAGTGGATGGTGCTCGAAGTGCTGCCCGTGCTGCCGCCGGACCTGCGTCCGCTGGTGCCGCTGGACGGCGGCCGCTTTGCGACCTCCGACCTGAACGACCTGTACCGCCGCGTCATCAACCGCAACTCGCGCCTGCGCCGCCTGCTGGAGCTGAAGGCTCCGGAAATCATCGCGCGCAACGAGAAGCGGATGCTGCAGGAAGCTGTCGACTCGCTGCTGGACAACGGCCGCCGCGGCAAGGCCATGACGGGCGCCAACAAGCGCGCGCTCAAGTCGCTGGCCGACATGATCAAGGGCAAGAGCGGCCGCTTCCGCCAGAATCTGCTGGGCAAGCGCGTCGACTACTCGGGCCGTTCGGTCATCGTGGTGGGCCCGACGCTCAAGCTGCACCAGTGCGGTCTGCCGAAGCTGATGGCGCTCGAGCTGTTCAAGCCCTTTATCTTCTCGCGCCTCGAAGCCATGGGCATCGCGACCACGATCAAGGCTGCCAAGAAGGAAGTCGAATCCGGCACGCCGGTGGTCTGGGACATCCTGGAAGAAGTGATCAAGGAACACCCGGTCATGCTGAACCGTGCGCCTACGCTGCACCGTTTGGGCATCCAGGCGTTCGAGCCGATCCTGATCGAAGGCAAGGCGATCCAGCTGCACCCGCTGGTTTGCGCGGCCTTCAACGCCGACTTCGACGGCGACCAGATGGCCGTTCACGTGCCGCTGTCGGTGGAAGCGCAGATGGAAGCCCGCACGCTGATGCTGGCCTCCAACAACGTGCTGTTCCCGGCGTCGGGCGAACCGTCGATCGTTCCTTCACAGGACGTGGTGCTGGGTCTGTACTACACGACCCGCGACCGCATCAACGGCAAGGGCGAGGGCCTGATCTTCTCCGACATCGGTGAAGTGCAGCGCGCGCTCGACGCCAACGAAGTCGAGCTGACCGCCAAGGTCGCCGTGCGCATCACGGAGTACACCAAGGACAAGGAAACGGGTGAGTTCACGCCGTCCACGTCGCTGGTGGACACCACCGTGGGCCGTGCACTGCTGTCCGAGATCCTGCCGAAGGGCCTGCCGTTCTCGAACATCAACAAGGCGCTGAAGAAGAAGGAAATTTCCAAGCTCATCAACGTCTCGTTCCGCAAGTGCGGCCTGAAAGAGACCGTCGTGTTCGCCGACAAGCTGCTGCAAAACGGCTTCCGCCTGGCGACCAAGGCCGGTATCTCGATCGCGATCGACGACATGCTGGTGCCCGCCGAGAAGCACGGCATCATCGAGCGTTCGGCCAAGGAAGTGAAGGAGATCGAACAGCAGTACGTCTCCGGTCTCGTGACCTCCGGTGAGCGCTACAACAAGGTGGTGGACATCTGGGGCAAGGCCGGCGACGAAGTGTCGAAGGTCATGATGGCCAAGCTGTCCAAGCAGAAGGTCATCGACCGCCACGGCAAGGAAGTCGAGCAGGAGTCGTTCAACTCCATCTACATGATGGCCGACTCCGGCGCCCGCGGTTCCGCAGCGCAGATTCGCCAGGTGGCCGGTATGCGGGGCCTGATGGCCAAGCCGGACGGCTCGATCATCGAGACGCCCATCACCGCGAACTTCCGCGAAGGCCTGAACGTGCTGGAGTACTTCATCTCCACCCACGGCGCCCGTAAGGGTCTGGCCGACACGGCGCTGAAGACCGCGAACTCGGGTTACCTGACCCGTCGTCTGGTCGACGTGACGCAAGACCTGGTCGTGACCGAGCAGGACTGCGGTACGCACGGCGGCTACCTGATGCGCGCCATCGTCGAAGGCGGTGAAGTGATCGAATCGCTGCGCGACCGTATCCTCGGCCGCTCGGCTGCGGACGACGTGCTGCACCCCGAGAACCGTTCGGTGCTGCTCAAGGCCGGCGAGATGTTCGACGAAGACAACATCGAACAGCTCGAAGCCGAGGGCGTCGACGAAGTCAAGGTCCGCACCGCGCTGACCTGCGAAACCCGCTTCGGCATCTGCGCCACCTGCTACGGCCGCGACCTGGGCCGTGGCGGCCTGATCAACATCGGCGAAGCGGTCGGCGTGATCGCAGCGCAGTCGATCGGCGAACCGGGCACGCAGCTCACGATGCGTACGTTCCACATCGGTGGCGCGGCATCGCGTGCGGCAGTGGCCTCGAGCGTCGAAGCCAAGTCCAACGGAACGATCGGCTTCAACGCCACGATGCGCTACGTGACCAACAGCAAGAACGAACTGGTGGTGATTGCACGTTCGGGCGAGATCGTCATTCATGACGAACACGGCCGCGAGCGCGAGCGCCACAAGGTGCCGTACGGTGCGATCCTGGCGGTCAAGGCCGACCAGCAGATCAAGGCCGGCCACGTGCTTGCCAACTGGGATCCGCTGACGCGCCCCATCATCACCGAGTTCGCCGGCAAGACGCAGTTCGAAAACGTCGAGGAAGGCCTCACGGTTGCGAAGCAGGTGGACGAAGTGACCGGTCTGTCGACCCTGGTCGTGATCGACCCGAAGCGCCGCGGCGCCGCCAAGGTCGTGCGTCCGCAGGTGAAGCTCATCGACGCCTCCGGCGCCGAAGTGAAGATCCCGGGCACCGACCACTCGGTGACGATCGGTTTCCCGATCGGCTCGCTGGTGCAGATCCGCGACGGCCAGGACGTGGGCCCCGGCGAAGTGCTGGCGCGTATTCCGGTCGAAGGCCAGAAGACCCGCGACATCACCGGCGGTCTGCCGCGCGTGGCCGAGCTGTTCGAAGCCCGTTCGCCGAAGGACAAGGGCATGCTGGCCGAAATGACCGGTACCGTGTCGTTCGGTAAAGAGACGAAGGGCAAGATTCGCCTGCAGATCACCGATCCGGAAGGCGGCGTCTACGAAGACCTCGTGCCGAAGGAAAAGAACATCCTGGTGCACGAAGGCCAGGTGGTGAACAAGGGCGAAAGCGTGGTCGACGGTCCGGCGGACCCGCAGGACATCCTGCGCCTGCTCGGTTCGGAAGAACTCGCGCGCTACATCGTGGACGAAGTGCAGGACGTGTACCGCTTGCAAGGTGTGAAGATCAACGACAAGCACATCGAGGTGATCGTTCGCCAGATGCTGCGCCGCGTCGTGGTCGACAACATCGGCGAGACGAACTACATCTCCGGTGAACAGGTCGAACGCAGCGAAATGCTCAACACCAACGACGCCCTGCGCGCCGAAGGCAAGATCCCCGCGACGTTCACCAACCTGCTGCTGGGTATCACGAAGGCATCGCTCTCGACCGACTCGTTCATCTCGGCGGCTTCGTTCCAGGAAACGACGCGCGTGCTGACCGAAGCCGCGATCATGGGCAAGCGCGACGAGCTGCGCGGCCTGAAGGAAAACGTCATCGTCGGCCGCCTGATTCCCGCGGGCACCGGCATGGCGTACCACCAGGCGCGCAAGGTCAAGGACCAGATGGACGAGGCCGAGCGCCGCGCCATCGCCGAATCGGAAGCTGCAGAGCTGGCCGGTTCGACCAGCGATGTCGACAGCACGGCCGACGCCAGCGAAGGCGCCGCGTCCGAATAA
- the rpoB gene encoding DNA-directed RNA polymerase subunit beta: MAQSSAYSYTERKRIRKSFGNRDSVVEIPYLLQMQKDAYTAFLQAGIPPKQRTVEGLQAAFDAAFPIVSHNGFVEMKFLEYNLAKPAFDVRECQTRGLTFASAVRAKVQLIIYDRESSTSQSKVVKEVKEQEVYMGEVPLMTEKGSFIINGTERVIVSQLHRSPGVFFEHDKGKTHSSGKLLFSARVIPYRGSWLDFEFDPKDMLYFRVDRRRKMPVTILLKAIGLNPESILANFFVNDNFRLMDSGAQMEFVPERLRGEVARFDITDKSGKVVVAKDKRVTARHTRELEQSGTTHISVPEDFLVGRVIARNIVDADSGEILAKANDELTEALLKKLRTAGVQDIQVIYTNELDQGAYISQTLRIDETVDEFAARVAIYRMMRPGEPPTEDAVQALFQRLFYNPDTYDLSRVGRMKFNAKVGRDESTGPMVLTNEDILAVVKILVDLRNGNGEVDDIDHLGNRRVRCVGELAENQYRTGLARIEKAVKERLGQAEQEPLMPHDLINSKPISAALKEFFGASQLSQFMDQTNPLSEITHKRRVSALGPGGLTRERAGFEVRDVHVTHYGRVCPIETPEGPNIGLINSLALYARLNEYGFIETPYRRVVDSKVTMDIDYLSAIEEGKYVIAQANAVLDKEGKLTGDLVSAREAGESILVGAERVQYMDVSPAQIVSVAASLVPFLEHDDANRALMGANMQRQAVPVLRPEKPIVGTGIERVSAVDSGTVVTATRGGIVDYVDATRIVVRVNDAEAAAGEVGVDIYNLIKYQRSNQNTNIHQRPIVKRGDKIAKGDVVADGASTDLGELALGQNMLIAFMPWNGYNFEDSILISERVVAEDRYTSIHIEELVVMARDTKLGAEEITRDIPNLAEQQLNRLDESGIIYVGAEVQPGDTLVGKVTPKGETTLTPEEKLLRAIFGEKASDVKDTSLRVDQGSQGTVIDVQVFTREGITRDKRAQQIIDDELKRFRLDLNDQLRIVEADAFDRIEKLLTGKVANGGPNKLAKGTKLDKAYLASVEKFHWFDIRPADDEVATQLESIKNSLEQTRHSFDLAFEEKRKKLTQGDELPAGVLKMVKVYLAVKRRLQPGDKMAGRHGNKGVVSKIVPVEDMPHMADGTPCDICLNPLGVPSRMNVGQVLEVHLGWAGKGIGQRIGDLLQQEAKVAELRKFMEQLYNGSGRKEDLSKLSDTDVLEMAANLQTGATFATPVFDGASEEEIRGMLKLAYPDDIAKLKGLTDTRTQAYLYDGRTGDQFERPVTVGYMHFLKLHHLVDDKMHARSTGPYSLVTQQPLGGKAQFGGQRFGEMEVWALEAYGAAYVLQEMLTVKSDDVQGRTKVYESIVKGEHTIEAGMPESFNVLVKEIRSLGLDIELERS, from the coding sequence ATGGCCCAATCGTCCGCGTACAGTTACACCGAACGCAAGCGCATCCGAAAAAGTTTCGGCAATCGCGACAGCGTCGTAGAAATCCCTTACCTGCTGCAGATGCAGAAAGACGCGTACACCGCGTTCCTGCAAGCCGGCATTCCGCCCAAACAACGCACCGTCGAAGGCCTGCAGGCCGCATTCGACGCAGCCTTCCCGATCGTCTCGCACAACGGTTTTGTCGAGATGAAGTTCCTCGAGTACAACCTCGCGAAGCCCGCCTTCGACGTGCGCGAATGCCAGACCCGCGGTCTGACCTTCGCCTCGGCCGTGCGCGCCAAGGTCCAGCTCATCATCTATGACCGCGAGTCGTCGACGTCGCAGTCGAAGGTGGTCAAGGAAGTGAAGGAACAAGAGGTCTACATGGGCGAAGTGCCGCTCATGACCGAAAAGGGTTCGTTCATCATCAACGGCACCGAGCGCGTGATCGTCTCGCAGCTGCACCGTTCGCCGGGCGTGTTCTTCGAGCACGACAAGGGCAAGACGCACAGCTCGGGCAAGCTCCTGTTCTCGGCCCGCGTGATTCCCTACCGCGGTTCGTGGCTCGACTTCGAGTTCGACCCGAAGGACATGCTGTACTTCCGCGTGGACCGTCGCCGCAAGATGCCGGTCACGATCCTGCTGAAGGCCATCGGCCTGAACCCGGAATCGATCCTCGCGAACTTCTTCGTGAACGACAACTTCCGCCTGATGGACAGCGGCGCGCAGATGGAATTCGTTCCCGAGCGCCTGCGCGGCGAAGTCGCGCGCTTCGACATCACCGACAAGTCGGGCAAGGTCGTGGTCGCCAAGGACAAGCGCGTGACCGCGCGCCACACGCGTGAACTCGAGCAGTCGGGCACCACGCACATCAGCGTGCCGGAAGACTTCCTGGTCGGCCGCGTCATTGCGCGCAACATCGTCGACGCCGACTCCGGCGAAATCCTGGCCAAGGCCAACGACGAGCTGACCGAAGCGCTGCTGAAGAAGCTGCGCACGGCCGGCGTGCAGGACATCCAGGTCATCTACACGAACGAACTGGACCAGGGCGCCTACATTTCGCAGACGCTGCGCATCGACGAAACCGTCGACGAGTTCGCCGCACGCGTGGCCATCTACCGCATGATGCGTCCCGGCGAGCCGCCGACGGAAGACGCGGTGCAGGCCCTGTTCCAGCGCCTGTTCTACAACCCGGACACGTACGACCTGTCGCGCGTCGGCCGCATGAAGTTCAACGCCAAGGTCGGCCGCGACGAATCGACCGGCCCGATGGTGCTGACCAACGAAGACATCCTGGCCGTGGTCAAGATTCTCGTGGACTTGCGCAACGGCAACGGCGAAGTCGACGACATCGACCACCTGGGCAACCGCCGCGTGCGTTGCGTCGGCGAACTGGCCGAGAACCAGTACCGCACCGGCCTGGCCCGTATCGAGAAGGCCGTGAAGGAACGCCTGGGCCAAGCGGAGCAAGAGCCGCTGATGCCGCACGACCTGATCAACAGCAAGCCGATCTCGGCCGCGCTGAAGGAATTCTTCGGTGCCTCGCAGCTGTCGCAGTTCATGGACCAGACGAACCCGCTGTCCGAAATCACCCACAAGCGCCGCGTGTCGGCCCTTGGCCCGGGTGGTCTGACGCGTGAACGTGCAGGCTTCGAAGTGCGCGACGTGCACGTGACCCATTACGGCCGCGTCTGCCCGATCGAAACGCCTGAAGGCCCGAACATCGGCCTGATCAACTCGCTGGCCCTGTACGCCCGCCTGAACGAATACGGCTTCATCGAGACGCCGTACCGCCGCGTGGTCGACAGCAAGGTCACGATGGACATCGACTACCTGTCGGCCATCGAAGAAGGCAAGTACGTCATTGCCCAGGCCAATGCGGTCCTGGACAAGGAAGGCAAGCTGACCGGCGACCTGGTCTCCGCGCGTGAAGCCGGCGAATCGATCCTGGTGGGCGCAGAGCGCGTCCAGTACATGGACGTGTCGCCTGCGCAGATCGTGTCGGTGGCCGCTTCGCTCGTGCCGTTCCTCGAGCACGACGATGCGAACCGCGCGCTGATGGGCGCCAACATGCAGCGCCAGGCCGTGCCTGTGCTGCGCCCCGAAAAGCCGATCGTCGGTACCGGCATCGAGCGCGTTTCCGCGGTCGACTCGGGCACCGTGGTCACGGCCACCCGTGGCGGTATCGTCGACTACGTCGATGCGACCCGCATCGTGGTGCGCGTGAACGACGCCGAAGCGGCTGCCGGTGAAGTCGGTGTGGACATCTACAACCTGATCAAGTATCAGCGTTCGAACCAGAACACCAACATCCACCAGCGCCCGATCGTCAAGCGCGGCGACAAGATCGCCAAGGGCGACGTGGTGGCCGACGGCGCATCGACCGACCTCGGCGAACTGGCCCTCGGCCAGAACATGCTGATCGCGTTCATGCCGTGGAACGGCTACAACTTCGAAGACTCGATCCTGATCTCGGAACGCGTCGTCGCGGAAGACCGCTACACCTCGATCCACATCGAGGAACTGGTGGTGATGGCTCGCGACACCAAGCTCGGTGCCGAAGAAATCACGCGCGACATTCCGAACCTGGCCGAGCAGCAGCTCAACCGCCTCGACGAATCCGGCATCATCTATGTCGGCGCCGAAGTGCAGCCGGGCGACACGCTGGTGGGCAAGGTCACGCCGAAGGGCGAGACCACGCTCACGCCTGAAGAGAAGCTGCTTCGCGCCATCTTCGGCGAGAAGGCTTCCGACGTGAAGGACACCTCGCTGCGTGTGGACCAAGGCTCGCAAGGCACCGTGATCGACGTGCAGGTGTTCACCCGCGAAGGCATCACGCGCGACAAGCGCGCCCAGCAGATCATCGACGACGAGCTCAAGCGCTTCCGCCTCGACCTGAATGACCAGCTTCGCATCGTCGAAGCCGACGCGTTCGACCGTATCGAGAAGCTCCTGACCGGCAAGGTCGCCAACGGCGGCCCGAACAAGCTGGCCAAGGGCACCAAGCTCGACAAGGCCTACCTGGCGTCGGTCGAGAAGTTCCATTGGTTCGACATCCGCCCGGCGGACGACGAAGTGGCCACCCAGCTCGAATCGATCAAGAACTCGCTCGAGCAGACGCGCCACAGCTTCGACCTCGCGTTCGAAGAAAAGCGCAAGAAGCTCACGCAGGGCGACGAGCTGCCCGCGGGCGTGCTCAAGATGGTCAAGGTCTACCTGGCCGTCAAGCGCCGCCTGCAACCCGGCGACAAGATGGCCGGCCGCCACGGCAACAAGGGTGTGGTGTCGAAGATCGTTCCGGTCGAAGACATGCCCCACATGGCTGACGGCACGCCGTGCGACATCTGCCTGAACCCGCTGGGCGTGCCTTCGCGGATGAACGTGGGCCAGGTGCTCGAAGTGCACCTGGGCTGGGCCGGCAAGGGCATCGGCCAGCGCATCGGCGACCTGCTGCAGCAAGAGGCCAAGGTGGCCGAGCTGCGCAAGTTCATGGAGCAGCTGTACAACGGCTCGGGCCGCAAGGAAGACCTCAGCAAGCTGAGCGACACCGACGTGCTCGAGATGGCCGCCAACCTGCAGACCGGCGCAACCTTTGCGACCCCGGTGTTCGACGGCGCCTCGGAAGAAGAAATCCGCGGCATGCTGAAGCTCGCCTATCCGGACGACATCGCCAAGCTCAAGGGCCTGACCGATACGCGCACGCAGGCGTACCTGTACGACGGCCGCACCGGCGACCAGTTCGAGCGTCCGGTCACCGTGGGCTACATGCACTTCTTGAAGCTGCACCACTTGGTGGACGACAAGATGCATGCCCGTTCGACCGGCCCGTACTCGCTCGTCACGCAGCAACCGCTGGGCGGCAAGGCGCAATTCGGCGGCCAGCGTTTCGGTGAAATGGAAGTGTGGGCGCTGGAAGCTTATGGCGCCGCCTACGTCCTGCAGGAAATGCTGACCGTGAAGTCCGACGACGTGCAAGGCCGTACCAAGGTGTACGAAAGCATCGTCAAGGGCGAGCACACGATCGAAGCCGGCATGCCGGAATCGTTCAACGTGCTGGTCAAGGAAATTCGTTCGCTGGGGCTCGACATCGAGCTCGAGCGTTCTTAA